The following coding sequences are from one Streptomyces dengpaensis window:
- a CDS encoding TIGR02391 family protein has product MRLSANDGGDTFRNRHDGAGNYARGVYAAIRNPIAHEEDEELQENEALEQLAAFSILARWIDTATVEKAG; this is encoded by the coding sequence CTGCGCCTGAGTGCGAACGACGGAGGCGATACGTTCCGCAACCGTCACGACGGTGCCGGGAACTACGCGCGGGGCGTGTATGCGGCCATCCGGAACCCCATCGCCCACGAAGAGGACGAGGAACTTCAAGAGAACGAGGCCCTGGAGCAGCTCGCCGCTTTCAGCATCTTGGCGAGGTGGATAGACACCGCCACGGTCGAAAAGGCCGGTTGA